The proteins below come from a single Kosakonia sp. SMBL-WEM22 genomic window:
- a CDS encoding sucrose-specific PTS transporter subunit IIBC, whose product MDFAQISRSLLPLLGGKENIASAAHCATRLRLVLVDDAKADTAAIGKIDGVKGCFRNAGQLQVIFGTGVVNKVYAAFIAEAGISESSKSEAADIAARKLNPFQRIARLLSNIFVPIIPAIVASGLLMGLLGMVKTYGWVNPDNALYIMLDMFSSAAFIILPILIGFTAAREFGGNPYLGATLGGILTHPALTNAWGVAAGFHTMNFFGIEVAMIGYQGTVFPVLLAVWFMSMLEKQLRRVIPDALDLILTPFLTVIISGFIAMLIIGPAGRALGDGISFVLSTLIAHAGWLAGLLFGGLYSVIVITGVHHSFHAIEAGLLGNPSIGVNFLLPIWAMANFAQGGACLAVWFKTKDAKIKAITLPSAFSAMLGITEAAIFGINLRFMKPFIAGLIGGAVGGAWVVSMHVYMTAVGLTGLPGLAIVQASSLVNYIIGMAIAFSVAFILSFLLKYKTDAE is encoded by the coding sequence ATGGATTTTGCACAAATTTCCCGCTCGCTGCTGCCCTTGCTCGGCGGCAAAGAGAATATCGCCAGCGCCGCGCACTGTGCGACGCGCCTGCGGCTGGTACTGGTGGACGACGCGAAAGCGGACACCGCCGCGATTGGCAAAATTGACGGTGTGAAAGGCTGTTTTCGTAACGCCGGGCAGTTACAAGTCATCTTCGGCACCGGGGTGGTGAACAAAGTCTACGCCGCGTTTATTGCCGAGGCGGGGATCAGCGAGTCGAGCAAATCGGAAGCCGCGGATATCGCCGCGCGCAAGCTGAACCCGTTCCAGCGCATCGCCCGTTTGCTGTCGAACATCTTTGTGCCGATCATTCCGGCAATTGTTGCGTCGGGCCTGCTGATGGGCCTGCTGGGGATGGTGAAAACCTACGGCTGGGTCAACCCGGATAACGCGCTCTATATCATGCTCGACATGTTCAGCTCGGCGGCGTTTATCATCCTGCCGATCCTGATTGGCTTTACCGCCGCGCGCGAGTTTGGCGGCAACCCCTATCTCGGCGCAACGCTCGGCGGCATCCTTACCCACCCGGCGCTGACCAACGCCTGGGGCGTGGCGGCGGGCTTCCACACCATGAACTTCTTCGGCATCGAAGTGGCGATGATCGGCTACCAGGGAACGGTCTTCCCGGTGCTGCTGGCGGTGTGGTTTATGAGCATGCTGGAAAAACAGCTGCGCCGGGTGATCCCGGACGCGCTGGATCTGATCCTTACCCCCTTCCTGACGGTGATTATCTCCGGTTTTATCGCCATGCTGATTATCGGCCCGGCGGGTCGCGCGCTGGGCGACGGTATCTCCTTTGTGCTCAGTACTCTGATTGCTCACGCGGGCTGGCTGGCGGGGCTGCTGTTTGGTGGGCTCTACTCGGTGATTGTGATTACCGGCGTGCATCACAGCTTCCACGCCATTGAGGCCGGGCTGCTCGGTAACCCGTCGATTGGCGTCAACTTCCTGCTGCCAATCTGGGCGATGGCCAACTTTGCGCAGGGCGGTGCCTGCCTGGCGGTATGGTTTAAAACCAAAGATGCCAAAATCAAAGCCATTACCCTGCCCTCGGCCTTCTCGGCGATGCTCGGCATTACCGAAGCGGCGATCTTTGGTATCAACCTGCGCTTTATGAAGCCGTTTATTGCCGGGTTAATTGGCGGTGCGGTTGGCGGCGCGTGGGTGGTATCGATGCATGTCTATATGACGGCGGTGGGGTTGACCGGGCTGCCGGGTCTGGCGATTGTGCAGGCCAGCTCGCTGGTTAACTATATTATCGGTATGGCTATCGCATTTAGCGTCGCCTTCATTCTCTCCTTCTTGCTGAAATACAAAACGGACGCGGAATAA